A portion of the Aphelocoma coerulescens isolate FSJ_1873_10779 chromosome 1, UR_Acoe_1.0, whole genome shotgun sequence genome contains these proteins:
- the PDE9A gene encoding high affinity cGMP-specific 3',5'-cyclic phosphodiesterase 9A isoform X4, which translates to MLEKKVELEGLKVVEIEKCKRDIKKMREEMAARSSRTNCPCKYSFLDENKRPAPRRDVPSYPKYMLSQETIEALRKPTFDVWLWEPNEMLSCLEHMYHDLGLVKDFNINPITLKRWLLCIHDNYRNNPFHNFRHCFCVTQMMYSMISLCSLQEKFSQIDILILMTAAVCHDLDHPGYNNTYQINARTELAVRYNDISPLENHHCAVAFQIISQPEFNIFSNVDQEQFKQIRQGIITLILATDMARHAEIMDSFKEKMENFDYTNEEHMTCLKMVLIKCCDISNEVRPMEVAEPWVDCLLEEYFMQSDREKSEGLPVAPFMDRDKVTKPTAQIGFLKFVLIPMFETVTKLFPEVEEVMLQPLWESRDHYEGLKQIDDAMKELQKQKSEALTTGSTEK; encoded by the exons TGGAAGGCCTGAAAGTGGTGGAGATTGAGAAATGCAAGCGCGACATTAAAAAGATGAGGGAGGAAATGGCAGCGAGAAGCAGCAG GACTAACTGTCCCTGCAAGTACAGCTTTTTGGATGAAAACAAGAGGCCGGCTCCCCGGCGGGATGTACCATCCTACCCAAAG TACATGCTGTCCCAGGAGACCATTGAGGCTCTGCGGAAACCAACCTTTGATGTCTGGCTGTGGGAGCCCAACGAG ATGCTGAGCTGTTTGGAGCACATGTACCACGACCTTGGGCTGGTAAAAGACTTCAACATCAATCCTATCACACTGAAGAGGTGGTTG ctgtgTATTCACGACAATTACAGAAACAACCCCTTCCACAATTTCCGGCACTGCTTCTGCGTGACCCAGATGATGTACAGCATGATCTCGCTCTGCAGCCTCCAG gagaaattttcccaaattgACATTTTGATTCTCATGACTGCAGCAGTGTGCCATGACTTGGACCATCCAGGCTATAACAATAC cTACCAGATCAATGCGCGGACGGAGCTGGCCGTGCGCTACAACGACATCTCCCCGCTGGAGAACCACCACTGCGCCGTGGCTTTCCAGATCATCTCCCAGCCCGAATTCAACATTTTCTCCAACGTGGACCAGGAGCAGTTCAAACAGATAAGACAG GGGATAATTACATTAATCCTGGCTACAGACATGGCGAGACATGCAGAAATAATGGACTCTTtcaaggaaaaaatggaaaattttgaTTACACAAATGAAGAACACATGACCTGT CTGAAGATGGTACTGATAAAATGCTGTGACATCTCCAACGAAGTGCGCCCCATGGAAGTAGCAGAGCCCTGGGTAGATTGCTTACTGGAGGAGTATTTTATGCAG AGCGACCGAGAAAAATCTGAGGGGCTCCCGGTGGCGCCGTTCATGGACCGCGACAAAGTGACCAAGCCGACGGCACAGATCGGATTCCTGAAGTTCGTCCTCATCCCCATGTTCGAAACAGTGACGAAG CTATTCCCAGAAGTGGAGGAGGTGATGCTCCAGCCTCTGTGGGAATCCAGGGACCACTACGAGGGGTTAAAACAGATAGATGATGCTATGAAAGAG ctgcagaaacagaaaagcGAAGCTTTGACGACCGGCAGTACTGAAAAGTGA
- the PDE9A gene encoding high affinity cGMP-specific 3',5'-cyclic phosphodiesterase 9A isoform X3 — MREEMAARSSRTNCPCKYSFLDENKRPAPRRDVPSYPKYMLSQETIEALRKPTFDVWLWEPNEMLSCLEHMYHDLGLVKDFNINPITLKRWLLCIHDNYRNNPFHNFRHCFCVTQMMYSMISLCSLQEKFSQIDILILMTAAVCHDLDHPGYNNTYQINARTELAVRYNDISPLENHHCAVAFQIISQPEFNIFSNVDQEQFKQIRQGIITLILATDMARHAEIMDSFKEKMENFDYTNEEHMTCLKMVLIKCCDISNEVRPMEVAEPWVDCLLEEYFMQSDREKSEGLPVAPFMDRDKVTKPTAQIGFLKFVLIPMFETVTKLFPEVEEVMLQPLWESRDHYEGLKQIDDAMKELQKQKSEALTTGSTEK, encoded by the exons ATGAGGGAGGAAATGGCAGCGAGAAGCAGCAG GACTAACTGTCCCTGCAAGTACAGCTTTTTGGATGAAAACAAGAGGCCGGCTCCCCGGCGGGATGTACCATCCTACCCAAAG TACATGCTGTCCCAGGAGACCATTGAGGCTCTGCGGAAACCAACCTTTGATGTCTGGCTGTGGGAGCCCAACGAG ATGCTGAGCTGTTTGGAGCACATGTACCACGACCTTGGGCTGGTAAAAGACTTCAACATCAATCCTATCACACTGAAGAGGTGGTTG ctgtgTATTCACGACAATTACAGAAACAACCCCTTCCACAATTTCCGGCACTGCTTCTGCGTGACCCAGATGATGTACAGCATGATCTCGCTCTGCAGCCTCCAG gagaaattttcccaaattgACATTTTGATTCTCATGACTGCAGCAGTGTGCCATGACTTGGACCATCCAGGCTATAACAATAC cTACCAGATCAATGCGCGGACGGAGCTGGCCGTGCGCTACAACGACATCTCCCCGCTGGAGAACCACCACTGCGCCGTGGCTTTCCAGATCATCTCCCAGCCCGAATTCAACATTTTCTCCAACGTGGACCAGGAGCAGTTCAAACAGATAAGACAG GGGATAATTACATTAATCCTGGCTACAGACATGGCGAGACATGCAGAAATAATGGACTCTTtcaaggaaaaaatggaaaattttgaTTACACAAATGAAGAACACATGACCTGT CTGAAGATGGTACTGATAAAATGCTGTGACATCTCCAACGAAGTGCGCCCCATGGAAGTAGCAGAGCCCTGGGTAGATTGCTTACTGGAGGAGTATTTTATGCAG AGCGACCGAGAAAAATCTGAGGGGCTCCCGGTGGCGCCGTTCATGGACCGCGACAAAGTGACCAAGCCGACGGCACAGATCGGATTCCTGAAGTTCGTCCTCATCCCCATGTTCGAAACAGTGACGAAG CTATTCCCAGAAGTGGAGGAGGTGATGCTCCAGCCTCTGTGGGAATCCAGGGACCACTACGAGGGGTTAAAACAGATAGATGATGCTATGAAAGAG ctgcagaaacagaaaagcGAAGCTTTGACGACCGGCAGTACTGAAAAGTGA